From a single Salmo salar unplaced genomic scaffold, Ssal_v3.1, whole genome shotgun sequence genomic region:
- the LOC123739373 gene encoding ladderlectin-like, whose protein sequence is MAMLTTLLLLSAVFALGDARGSRERHHRVCPPGWPRYATHCYHYVPVQTTWPEAERKCLLLGGNLASVHSLSQYRFLQSVISNSTGKVQRTWIGANDAIEEGLWLWSDGSRFNYQNWAPGQPSNSDPFVVKDNTNGREHCMEMNYGASRGQNDAPCWYKRPFLCSSKR, encoded by the exons ATGGCGATGTTGACCACTCTTCTGCTTCTCAGCGCTGTCTTTGCTCTGGGAGATGCAAGGGGTAGCAGAG AGAGGCATCACAGAGTCTGCCCACCTGGCTGGCCCAGATATGCGACACACTGCTATCACTACGTCCCCGTCCAGACCACATGGCCAGAGGCAGAG aggaaATGTTTGCTCCTGGGAGGTAACCTGGCGTCAGTGCACAGCCTTTCCCAGTATCGTTTCCTTCAGTCTGTCATCagtaatagtaccggtaaagtccAGCGCACCTGGATTGGAGCCAACGATGCCATCGAG GAGGGTCTTTGGCTGTGGAGTGACGGGTCCAGGTTTAACTACCAGAACTGGGCCCCGGGTCAACCCTCTAACTCCGACCCTTTTGTTGTGAAAGACAACACGAACGGCCGGGAGCATTGCATGGAGATGAATTATGGAG CTTCCCGCGGTCAGAATGATGCCCCTTGCTGGTACAAACGTCCATTCCTGTGTTCCAGTAAGCGCTGA
- the LOC123739381 gene encoding galactose-specific lectin nattectin-like translates to MAMLTTLLLLSAVFALGDARDSSGILTKECDHRVCPPGWPCDATHCYHYVPVQTTWPEAERKCLLLGGNLASVHSLPQYRFLQSVISNSTGKVQRTWIGANDAIKEGLWLWSDGSRFNYQNWAPGQPSNSDPFVVKDNTNGREHCMEMNYGASRGQNDAPCWLKRPFLCSSKR, encoded by the exons ATGGCGATGTTGACCACTCTTCTGCTTCTCAGCGCTGTCTTTGCTCTGGGAGATGCAAGGGATAGCAGCGGTATTCTGACCAAAG AGTGTGATCACAGAGTCTGCCCACCTGGCTGGCCCTGCGATGCGACACACTGCTATCACTACGTCCCCGTCCAGACCACATGGCCAGAGGCAGAG aggaaATGTTTGCTCCTGGGAGGTAACCTGGCGTCAGTGCACAGCCTTCCCCAGTATCGTTTCCTTCAGTCTGTCATCAGTAATAGTACCGGGAAAGTCCAGCGCACCTGGATTGGAGCCAACGATGCCATCAAG GAGGGTCTTTGGCTGTGGAGCGACGGGTCCAGGTTTAACTACCAGAACTGGGCCCCGGGTCAACCCTCTAACTCCGACCCTTTTGTTGTGAAAGACAACACGAACGGCCGGGAGCATTGCATGGAGATGAATTATGGAG CTTCCCGCGGTCAGAATGATGCCCCTTGCTGGCTCAAACGTCCATTCCTGTGTTCCAGTAAGCGCTGA